The Actinocatenispora sera genome has a window encoding:
- a CDS encoding isocitrate lyase/PEP mutase family protein, translated as MKIVPTGAGEPRAAAFLQQHVPGRPVLMPNAWDVASAACLTALGFEAIGTSSAAVAATLGAADGAAEPMRMYESAAAIAGAVAAPVSADFEDGYAAAGVAVDDLVARSVAAGLAGISLEDCPRARDEPPYPVAEASRRIRAAAQACAGRLVLTGRADGRMRDPDADLGKIIARLVAYEEAGAAVLFAPAVTEPAELRRILDATTVPLSVMWMPGAPSIAELADLGVARVSLGPFPMYAAYAGLAGLPDALATDAATFSATAAAGADLLTRALGG; from the coding sequence GTGAAGATCGTCCCCACCGGCGCCGGTGAACCGCGCGCCGCGGCCTTCCTGCAGCAGCATGTCCCTGGCCGGCCGGTACTCATGCCGAACGCCTGGGACGTCGCCTCGGCGGCCTGCCTGACGGCGCTCGGCTTCGAGGCCATCGGAACCTCCAGCGCGGCCGTGGCCGCAACGCTCGGAGCCGCCGACGGTGCCGCGGAGCCGATGCGGATGTACGAGAGCGCCGCGGCGATCGCCGGTGCCGTTGCGGCGCCGGTGAGCGCCGATTTCGAGGACGGGTACGCCGCCGCGGGCGTCGCCGTCGATGACCTGGTCGCGCGCAGCGTGGCGGCGGGCTTGGCGGGGATCTCGTTGGAGGACTGTCCCCGTGCGCGCGACGAGCCGCCGTACCCGGTGGCCGAGGCGAGCCGCCGGATCCGCGCGGCCGCGCAGGCGTGCGCCGGACGGCTCGTGCTGACCGGGCGCGCCGACGGCCGGATGCGAGACCCGGACGCCGATCTCGGCAAGATCATCGCGCGGCTGGTCGCCTACGAGGAGGCCGGTGCCGCGGTCCTCTTCGCGCCGGCCGTGACCGAACCGGCGGAGCTGCGCCGCATCCTGGATGCGACGACCGTGCCGCTGAGCGTGATGTGGATGCCAGGCGCGCCGTCGATCGCGGAGCTCGCCGACCTCGGTGTCGCCCGGGTCTCACTCGGCCCGTTCCCGATGTACGCCGCATACGCCGGTCTGGCGGGTCTGCCGGATGCCCTGGCGACCGACGCGGCGACATTCTCCGCCACGGCCGCGGCGGGTGCCGACCTGTTGACCCGTGCACTCGGCGGGTGA
- a CDS encoding phosphatidylserine decarboxylase family protein — protein MGISSDPVDTRRHAGWLPEQSELEEWLAGRCDGLDARADQPLHPVVAEFRDLIDADPIVRMYLNQMISQIPQNRQYSKRHLRSVSQLLRLIDDILSTAPEYGESMVMTPLGAVLDWTMGTPAGFAAYRDRRINAKLKKILNAWCEFLDSPGSLYVLNDSPSGWMSEAAARTIGIEQFQYDPADEHWGFRSWNDFFTRRFKEDARPVAAPDDDSVIVSACESTPYGISVDVQRQDRFWIKSQPYSLQEMLAGDEAVDAFVGGTVYQAFLSATDYHRWHSPVSGTIVRAFRVDGTYYSEADSLGEGAVEPANSQSYLAHVATRAIILIEADNPAIGLMAVVQVGMSDVSSCVIRPDLGPGSHLAKGDELGHFQFGGSTYCLVFRPGVIADFAVSAIPQPHETDPPVVRVRSRLATVRTPD, from the coding sequence ATGGGCATCTCTTCTGACCCGGTCGACACCCGGCGGCATGCGGGCTGGCTACCGGAGCAGAGCGAGCTCGAGGAATGGTTGGCTGGACGCTGCGACGGCCTCGATGCCCGGGCCGACCAGCCGTTACATCCGGTGGTCGCGGAATTCCGGGACCTGATCGACGCAGACCCGATCGTCCGGATGTACCTCAATCAGATGATCTCCCAGATCCCGCAGAACCGGCAGTACAGCAAGCGGCACCTGCGCAGCGTGTCGCAGCTGTTGCGGTTGATCGACGACATTCTGAGTACCGCGCCGGAGTACGGCGAGTCGATGGTGATGACCCCGCTCGGCGCCGTCCTCGACTGGACGATGGGCACCCCGGCCGGGTTCGCGGCGTATCGGGATCGGCGCATCAACGCGAAGCTCAAGAAGATCCTGAATGCGTGGTGCGAATTCCTCGACAGCCCAGGGTCGTTGTACGTGCTCAACGACTCGCCGTCGGGCTGGATGTCGGAGGCCGCCGCCCGCACGATCGGCATCGAGCAGTTCCAGTACGACCCTGCCGACGAGCACTGGGGTTTCCGTTCGTGGAACGACTTCTTCACCCGGCGCTTCAAGGAAGACGCGCGTCCGGTGGCCGCGCCGGACGACGACTCGGTGATCGTCAGTGCCTGCGAATCGACGCCCTACGGCATCAGCGTCGATGTGCAGCGACAGGACCGGTTCTGGATCAAGAGCCAGCCCTACTCGTTGCAGGAGATGTTGGCCGGCGACGAGGCGGTGGACGCGTTCGTCGGTGGCACCGTGTACCAGGCCTTCCTGAGCGCCACGGACTACCATCGCTGGCACAGCCCGGTGTCGGGCACGATCGTGCGCGCGTTCCGCGTCGACGGAACCTACTATTCGGAGGCCGACTCGCTGGGCGAGGGTGCCGTCGAGCCGGCCAACTCGCAGTCCTATCTGGCGCACGTCGCGACCCGCGCGATCATCCTCATCGAGGCCGACAACCCGGCGATCGGGCTGATGGCCGTGGTCCAGGTCGGCATGTCCGACGTGTCCTCGTGCGTGATCCGGCCGGATCTTGGCCCCGGTAGTCATCTCGCCAAGGGTGACGAGCTCGGGCACTTCCAGTTCGGCGGATCCACCTACTGCCTGGTCTTCCGGCCAGGCGTGATCGCCGACTTCGCCGTTTCGGCCATCCCCCAACCGCACGAGACCGACCCGCCTGTGGTCCGGGTTCGTTCCCGCCTGGCGACCGTCCGCACGCCGGACTGA
- a CDS encoding TetR/AcrR family transcriptional regulator, with amino-acid sequence MPAGELNRSVIARAALTLVDREGLGALSMRRLGAELGVEGMAVYHHFANKDALLDEVVTEVLRQTAPEPTGDWRADVRALSHAFRNTVRAHPALLMVTMTRPVDTPETAAFREAQYAALTAAGLSGGALLDAHRTWGSYLVGYLVVEYQAEHSGYRDSDWTPTRRDGFPLTAGLSPYQAGRGWDEQFDVGLDLVLDGISALRGRSR; translated from the coding sequence GTGCCGGCCGGTGAACTGAACCGAAGCGTGATCGCGCGGGCCGCCCTGACGCTGGTCGACCGGGAGGGTCTGGGCGCGCTCAGCATGCGGCGGCTCGGTGCCGAACTGGGCGTCGAAGGCATGGCGGTCTACCACCACTTCGCCAACAAGGACGCGCTGCTGGACGAGGTGGTCACCGAGGTCCTGCGGCAGACCGCTCCCGAGCCGACCGGCGACTGGCGGGCCGATGTGCGCGCACTCAGCCACGCCTTTCGCAACACCGTCCGAGCGCACCCGGCGCTGTTGATGGTGACCATGACCCGGCCGGTGGACACGCCGGAGACGGCTGCTTTCCGCGAGGCGCAGTACGCGGCGCTCACCGCCGCCGGGCTGTCCGGGGGCGCCCTGCTCGACGCTCACCGCACCTGGGGCAGCTACCTGGTCGGCTACCTCGTCGTCGAGTACCAGGCCGAGCACTCCGGGTACCGCGACAGCGACTGGACCCCGACCCGCCGGGATGGCTTCCCCCTCACTGCCGGGCTGTCCCCGTACCAGGCGGGGCGCGGCTGGGATGAGCAGTTCGACGTGGGACTGGACCTCGTCCTCGACGGCATCAGCGCACTGCGGGGTCGATCCCGCTGA
- a CDS encoding class I SAM-dependent methyltransferase, with translation MAQRERYGVDAPGVVAAMLALGAVLAAAAWPVAAGLSSLAGTTVGVLAAVVLGCYALSFWVATGWMVIGSFWGKRRAWNRLLDAAGLCGGERVLEVGPGRGQVLTVAARRLTTGRAVGVDVWRAKDQAGNGPQALVDNLTAAGVAGRVDVVTGDMRRLPFPSGSFDLALACLAVHNLPAADQAVALTEILRVLAPGGRLILLDFRRTDHFAAVLRESGARDVVRGRRRWFNYPPVRVVTAAKGPDGTSAENLDGRSRPAASSPGIDARHAGDRGRSLVE, from the coding sequence ATGGCGCAACGGGAGAGGTACGGTGTGGACGCGCCGGGGGTGGTGGCCGCGATGCTCGCCCTCGGTGCGGTGCTCGCGGCAGCCGCGTGGCCGGTCGCCGCCGGGCTGAGTTCGCTGGCCGGCACCACCGTCGGCGTACTCGCCGCGGTCGTGCTGGGCTGCTACGCCCTGTCGTTCTGGGTGGCCACCGGCTGGATGGTGATCGGAAGCTTCTGGGGCAAGCGTCGGGCGTGGAACCGGCTACTGGACGCTGCCGGCCTGTGCGGTGGCGAGCGCGTGCTGGAGGTCGGGCCGGGCCGAGGTCAGGTACTGACCGTTGCTGCACGCCGGCTGACCACCGGCCGCGCGGTGGGCGTGGACGTCTGGCGGGCCAAGGACCAGGCCGGCAACGGACCGCAGGCGCTGGTCGACAACCTGACGGCGGCCGGCGTCGCGGGTCGGGTCGACGTCGTCACCGGCGACATGCGCCGGCTGCCGTTCCCGTCCGGCTCGTTCGACCTGGCGCTGGCCTGCCTGGCGGTGCACAACCTCCCCGCGGCCGACCAGGCCGTCGCGCTCACCGAGATCCTGCGCGTACTGGCACCCGGCGGCCGCCTCATCCTGCTCGACTTCCGGCGCACCGACCACTTCGCCGCCGTACTGCGTGAGTCCGGCGCCCGCGACGTCGTTCGCGGCCGCCGCCGGTGGTTCAACTACCCGCCGGTTCGGGTGGTCACCGCGGCGAAGGGGCCCGATGGGACATCCGCCGAGAACCTGGACGGGCGGTCCCGACCCGCTGCCTCGTCGCCCGGCATCGACGCACGTCACGCCGGTGACCGGGGCAGGTCACTCGTCGAGTAG
- a CDS encoding alpha/beta fold hydrolase yields MATFVLVPGGWKGSWAYEAVVPLLERAGHAVHALTLTGLRPDDDEATVATANLDTHAGDVLRLLDRAHLTGVTLVGHSYGGMAIAAAADRAAGRITRLVHLDACVPRDGESWWSSMNDHFRQLCVSGAAATGYAVQPPAGGSNDPRRRPQPLASFLQAVRLTGAVDRVPRREFVYCSGWDRTPFAGVRSRLLVDPGWRVHEISTGHDAMHEAPETVAALLLDE; encoded by the coding sequence ATGGCGACGTTCGTTCTCGTGCCGGGTGGTTGGAAGGGCTCCTGGGCGTATGAGGCGGTGGTTCCACTGCTGGAGCGTGCCGGGCACGCCGTGCACGCGCTGACCCTGACCGGCCTGCGGCCGGACGACGACGAGGCGACGGTCGCGACCGCCAACCTCGACACGCACGCCGGGGACGTGCTGCGGCTGCTCGATCGCGCGCACCTCACCGGCGTGACGCTGGTCGGCCACAGCTACGGCGGGATGGCGATCGCCGCCGCCGCCGATCGCGCCGCCGGCCGGATCACCCGGCTGGTACACCTGGACGCCTGCGTGCCGCGCGACGGGGAGTCGTGGTGGTCGTCGATGAACGACCACTTCCGCCAGTTGTGCGTTTCCGGCGCCGCGGCGACCGGTTACGCCGTGCAACCACCGGCCGGTGGCAGCAACGACCCCCGCCGCCGCCCGCAGCCGCTCGCCTCGTTCCTGCAGGCGGTCCGGCTCACCGGCGCCGTCGATCGGGTGCCCCGCCGCGAGTTCGTCTACTGCTCGGGGTGGGACCGGACCCCGTTCGCCGGTGTCCGCTCCCGGCTCCTCGTCGATCCCGGGTGGCGGGTGCACGAAATTTCGACCGGGCACGATGCCATGCACGAGGCCCCGGAGACGGTCGCCGCACTGCTACTCGACGAGTGA
- a CDS encoding AraC family transcriptional regulator, producing MQSHPRGHLVYAASGVLAVHGERGTSIVPANRGAWTPAGFTHYHRAHGDTDMRIVFLAPALARLMPDHPAVFQTSSLAREVLLELTGPRNYDGSAPDRGRAARARLLRVLVDELRDAHEQPLHLPTPRDDRLRAVARMLSETPADNATLAELGRRIGASSRTLSRLLRNELGMTFYEWRTQVRIYHALVLLAEGHDTIHTAHACGWANPSGFIAAFTTVIGTTPGRYRSGRQGL from the coding sequence GTGCAGTCGCACCCGCGTGGCCATCTGGTGTACGCGGCCAGCGGCGTCCTGGCGGTGCACGGCGAGCGCGGCACGTCGATCGTTCCCGCCAACCGGGGCGCCTGGACCCCCGCCGGGTTCACGCACTACCACCGCGCCCATGGCGACACCGACATGCGGATCGTGTTTCTCGCGCCCGCCCTCGCCCGGCTCATGCCGGACCACCCCGCCGTGTTCCAGACCTCCAGCCTCGCCCGGGAGGTCCTGCTCGAGCTGACCGGGCCGCGCAACTACGACGGGTCGGCACCCGACCGCGGTCGCGCCGCGCGCGCCCGCCTGCTGCGGGTCCTGGTCGACGAACTCCGCGACGCGCACGAGCAGCCGCTGCACCTGCCGACGCCACGGGACGACCGGCTGCGGGCGGTTGCCCGGATGCTGTCCGAGACGCCGGCGGACAACGCGACACTGGCCGAGCTCGGCCGGAGGATCGGTGCGAGCAGCCGGACCCTCAGCAGGCTGCTCCGCAACGAGCTCGGCATGACGTTCTACGAGTGGCGCACGCAGGTGCGCATCTACCACGCGCTGGTGCTGCTCGCCGAGGGCCACGACACCATCCACACCGCGCATGCCTGCGGTTGGGCCAATCCGAGCGGTTTCATCGCCGCGTTCACCACCGTCATCGGGACCACACCGGGCCGGTACCGAAGCGGTCGTCAGGGGCTCTGA
- a CDS encoding winged helix-turn-helix transcriptional regulator, with protein sequence MGKAYNIMAATCPSRTVLHRIGARWTVFAVNALEDGPMRFTELKAHIRGITPKALTETLRAMEADGLLSRTDLGGNPPHVEYALTELGRSLLVPLRAVRQWAEAHVPDILAARERAGVADTSE encoded by the coding sequence ATGGGCAAGGCGTACAACATCATGGCGGCGACCTGCCCGAGCCGCACCGTGCTGCACCGCATCGGGGCACGGTGGACGGTGTTCGCGGTTAACGCGCTGGAGGACGGGCCGATGCGGTTCACCGAACTCAAGGCGCACATCCGCGGCATCACGCCCAAGGCCCTCACCGAGACGCTGCGCGCGATGGAGGCCGACGGCCTGCTCTCCCGTACCGACCTCGGCGGCAACCCGCCGCACGTCGAGTACGCCCTGACCGAGCTCGGCCGCTCGCTGCTGGTTCCGCTGCGTGCCGTGCGCCAGTGGGCCGAGGCGCACGTCCCGGACATCCTCGCCGCACGCGAACGGGCCGGCGTCGCGGATACCTCGGAGTGA
- a CDS encoding SDR family oxidoreductase produces the protein MSEKLAGKRILVVGGARGIGAEIARQAEQAGAEVVVAARAGREVRVDVTDESTIARAADSLGGFDHVISTASAHHDVPVPELEHDRIQAAFAAKVVGPLLLAKHFATRMPAGGSFLFFSGIVGWRPKAGTVVKGTANAALAALVTHLAVELAPLRVNAIAPGITDSGAWDRLPDERRRALYDRASAASLAGRVGTLEDVTDTALWLLGAGWVTGETIHVDGGSRHR, from the coding sequence ATGAGCGAGAAACTGGCAGGCAAACGCATCCTGGTCGTCGGCGGGGCCCGCGGTATCGGCGCCGAGATCGCCCGGCAGGCCGAACAGGCCGGTGCGGAGGTCGTCGTCGCCGCGCGGGCCGGCCGCGAGGTCCGGGTCGACGTCACCGACGAGTCGACCATCGCGCGGGCCGCGGACTCGCTCGGCGGCTTCGACCACGTGATCTCCACCGCATCGGCGCACCACGACGTGCCGGTACCCGAGCTGGAGCACGACAGGATCCAGGCCGCGTTCGCCGCGAAGGTCGTCGGCCCGCTGCTGCTGGCCAAGCACTTCGCCACTCGGATGCCGGCCGGCGGATCGTTCCTGTTCTTCTCCGGCATCGTGGGCTGGCGACCGAAAGCCGGCACCGTGGTGAAAGGTACGGCGAATGCCGCGCTGGCGGCGCTGGTCACCCATCTGGCGGTCGAGCTCGCGCCGTTGCGCGTCAACGCGATCGCGCCCGGGATCACCGACTCCGGCGCGTGGGACCGGCTGCCGGACGAGCGTCGCCGTGCCCTGTACGACCGTGCCTCCGCAGCGTCACTCGCGGGCCGGGTCGGGACGCTCGAGGACGTCACCGACACCGCCCTGTGGTTGCTGGGCGCCGGGTGGGTGACGGGCGAGACGATCCACGTCGACGGCGGCTCCCGGCATCGCTGA
- a CDS encoding NUDIX domain-containing protein, with protein MREQREAIVAVVRRGGRVLVIQRGPHARLPGYWAPLSGTVEPGETQEQTLVREVREEVGLHVSPTAKVWESRTDDGAYRLHWWTARAEDGPVELHPGEVSDVRWVTRQEFALLDPVFAADRVFFDRVLPRL; from the coding sequence GTGAGGGAACAGCGAGAGGCGATCGTCGCGGTGGTACGGCGGGGCGGGCGCGTGCTGGTCATCCAGCGGGGCCCCCACGCCCGGCTGCCGGGCTACTGGGCGCCGCTCAGCGGCACCGTCGAGCCCGGAGAGACGCAGGAGCAGACCCTGGTCCGTGAGGTCCGGGAGGAGGTCGGCCTGCATGTCTCGCCCACGGCCAAGGTCTGGGAGTCCCGGACCGACGACGGCGCCTACCGGCTGCACTGGTGGACCGCTCGGGCCGAGGACGGTCCGGTCGAGTTGCATCCGGGGGAGGTGAGCGATGTTCGCTGGGTGACGCGGCAGGAGTTCGCCCTGCTCGATCCCGTCTTCGCCGCCGATCGGGTGTTCTTCGATCGCGTGCTGCCGCGACTGTGA
- a CDS encoding threonine ammonia-lyase produces MQTRLDTTRIRAARRVIDPTFLDTPLYRCEALDPALGCRVSIKLETANPVRSFKGRGTELAASQLAGDGQRHVVCASAGNLGQALAWSGRNRGIDVTVVASRTATVAKLDRIRALGARLELVDGDHEAARERAAAIARYDGIRLLEDSLDTETCEGAATIGLELADPALLGAEPSFDTVLIALGGGAMATGVGHVLKALAPGVEVIGVQPLGAPAMTRSWHQRRVVTTDTTDTIADGVAGRYPIPAVLEDLLQVADDAVLVREASIVAGMRLLLDRAGLVVEPSAALGIAAVLEDRDRFAGRHVVTIVCGSNVDLDAYHR; encoded by the coding sequence GTGCAGACACGTCTTGACACCACGCGGATCCGGGCCGCCCGCAGGGTGATCGACCCGACCTTCCTCGACACCCCGCTGTACCGCTGCGAAGCGCTGGACCCGGCACTCGGATGCCGGGTGAGCATCAAGTTGGAGACGGCGAACCCGGTGCGCAGCTTCAAGGGCCGTGGCACCGAACTGGCGGCGAGCCAACTCGCCGGCGACGGCCAGCGGCACGTGGTGTGCGCCAGCGCCGGCAACCTGGGCCAGGCTCTCGCCTGGTCCGGCCGGAACCGGGGGATCGACGTCACGGTGGTGGCGTCGCGTACCGCGACGGTCGCCAAGCTCGACCGCATCCGGGCCCTGGGTGCGCGGCTGGAACTCGTGGACGGCGACCACGAGGCCGCGCGCGAGCGGGCGGCCGCCATCGCCCGGTACGACGGGATCCGGTTGCTGGAGGACAGCCTGGACACCGAAACGTGCGAGGGCGCCGCGACCATCGGCCTGGAGCTCGCCGACCCGGCGCTGCTCGGTGCCGAGCCGTCGTTCGACACGGTACTGATCGCGCTCGGCGGCGGGGCGATGGCCACCGGCGTCGGCCACGTGCTGAAGGCGCTGGCCCCCGGGGTCGAGGTGATCGGCGTGCAGCCGCTGGGCGCACCGGCCATGACCCGGTCGTGGCACCAGCGGCGGGTCGTCACCACCGACACGACCGACACCATCGCCGACGGCGTCGCGGGCCGGTACCCGATCCCTGCGGTACTCGAGGACCTGCTGCAGGTTGCCGACGACGCCGTACTGGTTCGGGAGGCGTCGATCGTCGCGGGAATGCGGCTGCTCCTCGACCGCGCCGGCCTCGTGGTGGAACCGTCCGCAGCGCTCGGCATCGCCGCGGTCCTCGAGGACCGCGACCGTTTCGCCGGCCGGCACGTGGTCACCATCGTGTGCGGCAGCAACGTCGATCTCGACGCCTACCACCGCTAG
- a CDS encoding nuclear transport factor 2 family protein has protein sequence MHTDTPVADRIEIADLFSRFALLLDEGRWNDIDTVFADGVVIHSPRGGELEGIDSVVAFLRRSTVEGQHTQHTTTDLLVDLDGDRAAASSNSIVYYYRDGQAPHFVGGLRQACNLVRTPAGWRMREVRVLPAWTREA, from the coding sequence ATGCACACGGATACCCCGGTCGCCGACCGCATCGAGATCGCCGACCTGTTCAGCCGCTTCGCGCTGCTGCTCGACGAGGGGCGGTGGAACGACATCGACACGGTCTTCGCCGACGGGGTGGTGATCCACTCGCCACGTGGTGGCGAGCTGGAGGGCATCGATTCGGTCGTCGCCTTCCTGCGCCGCAGCACCGTCGAGGGGCAGCACACCCAGCACACCACCACGGATCTTCTGGTCGACCTCGACGGCGATCGCGCGGCCGCCTCGTCGAACTCGATCGTGTACTACTACCGGGACGGGCAGGCGCCGCACTTCGTCGGCGGCCTGCGACAGGCCTGCAACCTGGTACGCACGCCGGCCGGCTGGCGCATGCGCGAGGTGCGGGTCCTGCCCGCCTGGACCCGGGAGGCATGA
- a CDS encoding LysE family translocator translates to MISPDRLLAFALTAALIIAIPGPGVLFVVGRALSSGRRAGLASALGQEAGGFVLVIAVALGIGSLMERSVLLFTVVKLIGAAYLIVLGIQAIARRHAHVSPRTTPDPRGTRALRDGFLVGVTNPKGAVFFAAVLPQFTDRSHGHLSLQILLLGAVFVLIALVADAAWSLLAAGARTWFAGSPRRLARINGAGGCAMIAVGATVACTARQNGT, encoded by the coding sequence ATGATCTCGCCCGATCGACTTCTGGCCTTCGCGTTGACCGCTGCGCTCATCATCGCGATCCCCGGGCCGGGCGTGCTGTTCGTCGTCGGCCGTGCGCTGTCGAGCGGTCGACGGGCCGGCCTGGCTTCGGCGCTCGGCCAGGAGGCAGGCGGGTTCGTGCTGGTGATCGCCGTCGCGCTGGGGATCGGCTCGCTGATGGAACGCTCCGTACTGCTGTTCACCGTGGTGAAGCTGATCGGGGCGGCCTATCTGATCGTCCTGGGAATTCAGGCGATCGCACGCCGCCACGCACACGTCTCGCCTCGGACGACGCCAGACCCGCGCGGGACCCGGGCGTTGCGGGACGGCTTCCTCGTCGGCGTCACCAACCCCAAGGGGGCGGTCTTCTTCGCCGCGGTCCTTCCCCAGTTCACCGATCGCTCACACGGTCACCTGTCGCTGCAGATACTGCTGTTGGGCGCGGTCTTCGTACTGATCGCCCTCGTCGCCGATGCGGCATGGAGCCTGCTCGCCGCCGGTGCCCGTACCTGGTTCGCCGGTTCGCCGAGGAGGCTGGCGCGCATCAACGGTGCCGGCGGATGCGCCATGATCGCCGTGGGAGCCACCGTTGCCTGCACCGCCCGCCAGAACGGTACCTAG
- a CDS encoding MarR family winged helix-turn-helix transcriptional regulator — MTRWLTDDEQRTWRAFGPVLRLLVDRLDRDLRSAAGMPITYYELLVMLSEAPDRTLRMSELAQHTNSSPSRISHAVGKLEEAGWVRREHCAGDRRGWLAVLTPRGLAALKAAAPTHVASVRAHLVDVLTPAQVRQLGEISEALLAHLGPDSPETPD; from the coding sequence GTGACGAGATGGCTGACCGATGACGAGCAGCGCACCTGGCGTGCCTTCGGGCCGGTGTTGCGGCTCCTGGTCGACCGGCTGGACCGCGACCTGCGGTCCGCCGCCGGGATGCCCATCACGTACTACGAGCTGCTGGTCATGCTCTCCGAGGCGCCGGACCGGACCCTGCGGATGAGCGAGCTGGCCCAGCACACCAACTCCAGCCCCAGCCGGATCTCACATGCGGTCGGCAAGCTGGAAGAGGCGGGCTGGGTCCGGCGCGAGCACTGCGCCGGCGACCGGCGCGGCTGGCTCGCGGTGCTGACCCCGCGCGGGCTCGCCGCGCTGAAGGCCGCGGCCCCCACGCACGTGGCGAGCGTGCGCGCCCATCTGGTCGACGTGCTCACGCCGGCACAGGTCCGGCAACTCGGCGAGATCAGCGAGGCCCTGCTCGCGCACCTGGGCCCGGACAGCCCGGAAACACCGGACTAG
- a CDS encoding YceI family protein encodes MYPAELTGDYTIDAAHSRFGFVARHAMLTKVRGHFPTVQATARLDATNPAASQVRVVLLAAGVDTGNPQRDGHLRTGDFLDAETHPHITFTSSSVEHVDADRFEVSGPLTIRGITREVTIPLEYTGTAVDAMGLTRVGFEGGTVINRKDFGVSFNAVLETGGVMISEKITLEFDLSAVKDA; translated from the coding sequence ATGTATCCCGCCGAGCTCACCGGCGACTACACGATCGATGCCGCGCACAGCCGGTTCGGCTTCGTCGCCCGCCACGCGATGCTGACCAAGGTGCGCGGCCACTTCCCCACCGTGCAGGCCACGGCGCGGCTCGACGCCACGAACCCGGCCGCGTCGCAGGTGCGGGTCGTGCTGCTCGCGGCCGGCGTCGACACCGGCAATCCACAGCGGGACGGCCACCTGCGTACCGGCGACTTCCTGGACGCGGAGACCCATCCGCACATCACCTTCACCAGCAGTTCGGTCGAGCACGTCGACGCGGACCGGTTCGAGGTGTCGGGCCCGCTGACCATCCGCGGCATCACCCGGGAGGTCACCATCCCGCTGGAGTACACCGGTACGGCCGTCGACGCCATGGGGCTGACCCGGGTCGGTTTCGAGGGCGGCACCGTGATCAACCGCAAGGACTTCGGGGTCAGCTTCAACGCCGTGCTGGAGACCGGCGGAGTGATGATCTCCGAGAAGATCACCCTCGAGTTCGACCTGTCCGCGGTCAAGGATGCCTGA
- a CDS encoding TIGR03086 family metal-binding protein, producing the protein MTPAAGVDTTTLVPRAVDLVWPLAARAGARPTAPTPCQEYTVEQLGTHLVAMLGHGVRAGNAQHTTGASAGSWERYAETATALAAAWSNPAAWTGTTQFHGGRQRRGFIGSIMVMELVVHGWDLARALDVPYLVDDDLVATSLAAARENDALGARDFGAFGPQQRRAQLGALDHLIAYTGRDIRWAPPA; encoded by the coding sequence ATGACACCCGCGGCGGGCGTCGACACGACCACGCTCGTACCGCGTGCGGTAGACCTCGTGTGGCCGCTGGCTGCCCGTGCCGGTGCCCGCCCCACGGCGCCGACCCCGTGCCAGGAGTACACGGTCGAGCAGCTCGGCACCCACCTCGTCGCGATGTTGGGGCACGGGGTGCGGGCCGGCAACGCCCAGCACACCACGGGCGCGTCGGCCGGCTCCTGGGAGCGCTACGCCGAGACGGCCACGGCACTGGCCGCCGCATGGTCGAACCCGGCAGCATGGACCGGCACGACCCAGTTCCACGGCGGCCGGCAGCGCCGCGGATTCATCGGCTCGATCATGGTGATGGAGCTGGTGGTACACGGGTGGGATCTGGCCCGCGCGCTGGACGTGCCGTACCTCGTCGACGACGATCTGGTGGCGACCTCGCTGGCGGCGGCCCGGGAGAACGACGCGCTGGGTGCCCGGGACTTCGGGGCGTTCGGCCCGCAGCAGCGCCGGGCTCAGCTCGGCGCTCTCGATCACCTGATCGCCTACACCGGCCGCGACATCCGCTGGGCACCACCGGCTTGA